From one Mycolicibacterium sp. HK-90 genomic stretch:
- a CDS encoding nuclear transport factor 2 family protein, protein MSPADAVIDDVAHRLFDAIERGDRGGVARLWADDVAVWHAGDLRDNDRARALKVIDWFIDATPERRYEVLDRQRFDGGFVQQHVLHATARDGTSIALRVCIVIKVGTDGLIHRIDEYFDPKDIAPLFT, encoded by the coding sequence ATGTCCCCTGCCGACGCCGTCATCGATGATGTCGCCCACCGGCTCTTCGACGCGATCGAACGCGGCGACCGGGGTGGCGTGGCCCGGCTCTGGGCCGATGACGTGGCGGTATGGCACGCCGGCGATCTCCGGGACAACGACCGGGCCCGGGCGCTGAAGGTCATCGACTGGTTCATCGACGCGACCCCCGAGCGGCGCTACGAGGTGCTGGACCGCCAGCGCTTCGACGGCGGATTCGTCCAGCAACATGTCCTGCACGCCACCGCGCGCGACGGCACATCGATCGCGCTGCGGGTATGCATCGTGATCAAAGTGGGTACCGACGGTCTTATCCATCGGATCGACGAGTATTTCGATCCGAAGGACATCGCGCCCTTGTTCACCTGA
- a CDS encoding class I SAM-dependent methyltransferase → MNSTPARSLFDEAYESRTAPWVIGEPQPAIVELERSGRIGGKVLDVGCDAGEHTMLLTRLGYDVLGIDFAEQAVVQARENAAQRGIDAHFAVADATRLGESDGPRYDTIVDSALFHIFDDADRPRYVASLHRAARPGAAVYVLALSDAGRGFGPEVSAEVIRQAFAEGWELEALDTTTYRGVVGTAHAEALGLPVGARVDEPAWLVRIRRL, encoded by the coding sequence ATGAACTCAACGCCTGCACGCTCCCTGTTCGACGAAGCCTACGAGTCCCGCACCGCACCGTGGGTGATCGGCGAGCCACAGCCGGCCATCGTCGAGCTGGAACGCAGCGGCCGCATCGGCGGCAAGGTACTGGACGTCGGCTGCGACGCCGGTGAACACACCATGCTGCTGACCCGACTCGGCTACGACGTGCTCGGCATCGACTTCGCCGAGCAGGCCGTCGTCCAGGCCCGCGAGAACGCCGCGCAGCGCGGCATCGACGCGCACTTCGCCGTGGCCGACGCGACCCGCCTCGGCGAGTCGGACGGCCCGCGTTACGACACCATCGTCGACAGCGCGCTGTTCCACATCTTCGACGACGCCGACCGGCCCCGATACGTCGCCAGCCTGCACCGGGCAGCCCGCCCGGGCGCGGCGGTGTACGTACTGGCCCTGTCCGACGCGGGTCGCGGCTTCGGACCCGAGGTCAGTGCCGAGGTGATCCGCCAGGCCTTCGCCGAGGGTTGGGAACTGGAGGCCCTGGACACCACGACGTACCGCGGCGTGGTGGGCACGGCCCATGCCGAGGCGCTGGGCCTGCCGGTGGGGGCCCGGGTGGACGAGCCCGCGTGGCTGGTCCGGATCCGTCGGCTCTGA
- a CDS encoding DUF6285 domain-containing protein — MTNLYGRPTAAELVAAVAEFLDTEVRDCETVAPPVRFQARVAANALRMVERELLASETRAEAEAALAGVGFTDEGALAAAIRAGELDDRADDVTACLRVLVRQRLAAAHPGYDEP, encoded by the coding sequence GTGACGAACCTGTACGGACGGCCGACCGCGGCCGAACTCGTGGCCGCGGTCGCGGAGTTCCTCGACACCGAGGTGCGAGACTGCGAGACGGTCGCCCCTCCGGTGCGATTTCAGGCCCGGGTGGCGGCCAATGCCCTGCGCATGGTCGAACGCGAACTGCTGGCCTCCGAAACCCGTGCGGAGGCCGAGGCGGCGCTCGCCGGCGTCGGGTTCACCGACGAAGGGGCGTTGGCCGCGGCCATTCGCGCCGGCGAACTCGACGACCGAGCCGACGACGTCACCGCTTGCCTGCGCGTCCTGGTCCGGCAACGGCTCGCCGCCGCACACCCGGGCTACGACGAGCCGTGA
- a CDS encoding phosphotransferase family protein produces MSAALAAGLTEVLTPVLGTEIAVENLRELTGGASRTTWSFDAVTESGRRPLILRTGAPDEVHAGMELEAGAQRAAALAGAPVPQVLVAEDSVAALGDPFLICDFIGGETIVRRIQRTLDDTGRARLLAQCAQALAAIHRAEPPALPGLVEQDQIAQWRAQLDEMGDTTATFEWVFRWLDANRPPASPSQLVHGDFRMGNVIVDDSGLAAVLDWELVHLGEVYEDLAWFCIRAWRFGAPTSLGAGGLGSIESFLSAYEKAGGASLDRSAMRWWLVLATLRWGVICRYQAERHLSGQSRSVELATIGRRVCETEWDLLTLLDGSGW; encoded by the coding sequence GTGAGCGCGGCTCTGGCCGCCGGCCTGACCGAGGTTCTCACCCCGGTGCTCGGCACCGAGATCGCCGTGGAGAACCTGCGCGAGCTGACCGGCGGCGCCAGCCGCACCACCTGGTCGTTCGACGCCGTGACGGAATCGGGACGGCGCCCACTGATCCTGCGCACCGGGGCCCCCGATGAAGTGCATGCCGGGATGGAACTTGAGGCCGGTGCCCAGCGCGCGGCGGCGCTCGCCGGGGCACCTGTCCCCCAGGTACTGGTCGCCGAGGATTCCGTTGCCGCGCTGGGGGATCCGTTCCTGATCTGTGATTTCATCGGCGGTGAGACCATCGTGCGGCGGATTCAACGCACGCTCGACGACACTGGCCGGGCCCGACTGCTCGCCCAGTGCGCGCAGGCGCTGGCCGCCATCCACCGGGCCGAGCCGCCCGCGCTGCCCGGCCTCGTCGAGCAGGACCAGATCGCGCAGTGGCGCGCGCAGCTCGACGAGATGGGCGACACCACGGCGACTTTCGAATGGGTGTTCCGCTGGCTGGACGCCAACCGGCCACCGGCGTCGCCGTCACAGCTGGTGCACGGCGATTTCCGGATGGGCAATGTGATCGTCGACGATTCCGGGCTGGCCGCTGTACTGGACTGGGAACTGGTGCACCTCGGAGAGGTGTACGAAGACCTGGCCTGGTTCTGCATCCGGGCCTGGCGGTTCGGGGCCCCGACCAGTCTCGGAGCCGGCGGCCTGGGCAGCATCGAGAGTTTTCTGAGCGCCTACGAGAAGGCCGGCGGGGCGAGCCTCGACCGGTCCGCGATGCGGTGGTGGCTGGTGCTCGCGACGCTGCGGTGGGGTGTGATCTGTCGCTATCAGGCCGAACGGCATCTCAGCGGGCAGAGCCGGTCGGTGGAGCTCGCGACCATCGGCCGCCGGGTCTGCGAAACGGAATGGGACCTGTTGACCCTGCTAGACGGGAGCGGCTGGTGA
- a CDS encoding acyl-CoA dehydrogenase family protein: protein MDFALPEHLSTVLAEMDAFIETEIKPLEREHIQYFDQRREYARTDWDNGGIPARAWEDLLDEMRRRADAAGWLRYGLPAKFGGRDGSNLDMAVIREHLAHKGLGLHNDLQDESSIVGNFPQVIMMDRFGTEAQKSEWVEAMLTGKRSMAFGLTEPDHGSDATWLETTAVPDGSDWIINGRKRWNTGVHRATHDLIFARTSGEPGQARGISAFLVPTDSPGFTVPFYWWTFNMPTDHGEVELKNVRVPADAVLGEIDRGLEVGQTFLHENRIRQAASSLGAAQFCIDRAVEYANQRMVFGKPLAVNQAVQWPLVELQTEAQMVRLLVRYAATQLDQNHHMEVSDKVSMANYRANRLVCEAADRAMQVHGGIGYSRHEPFEHIYRHHRRYRITEGAEEIQMRRVAQRLFGFGKAKR, encoded by the coding sequence GTGGATTTCGCTTTGCCCGAACACCTTTCAACTGTCCTTGCCGAGATGGACGCGTTCATCGAGACCGAGATCAAGCCGCTGGAGCGCGAGCACATCCAGTACTTCGACCAGCGCCGCGAATACGCCCGCACCGACTGGGACAACGGCGGCATCCCGGCCCGGGCGTGGGAAGACCTGCTCGACGAGATGCGCCGCCGCGCCGACGCCGCCGGCTGGCTGCGCTACGGCCTGCCCGCGAAGTTCGGCGGGCGGGACGGCAGCAACCTGGACATGGCCGTCATCCGGGAGCATTTGGCGCACAAGGGCCTCGGGCTGCACAACGATCTGCAGGACGAATCCTCGATCGTCGGGAACTTCCCGCAGGTGATCATGATGGACCGGTTCGGCACCGAGGCCCAGAAATCCGAATGGGTGGAGGCGATGCTGACCGGCAAGCGGTCCATGGCGTTCGGGCTGACCGAACCCGATCACGGGTCGGACGCGACCTGGTTGGAGACCACCGCGGTGCCCGACGGTAGCGACTGGATCATCAACGGGCGCAAGCGGTGGAACACCGGAGTGCACCGCGCCACCCACGATCTGATCTTCGCCCGGACCTCCGGCGAACCCGGGCAGGCCCGTGGGATCAGCGCGTTCCTGGTGCCCACCGATTCGCCGGGTTTCACCGTCCCGTTCTACTGGTGGACGTTCAACATGCCCACCGATCACGGTGAAGTCGAGCTGAAGAACGTGCGGGTGCCGGCCGACGCGGTGCTCGGCGAGATCGACCGCGGCCTCGAGGTCGGCCAGACCTTCCTGCACGAGAACCGGATCCGCCAGGCCGCCAGCAGCCTCGGTGCCGCGCAGTTCTGTATCGACCGCGCCGTGGAGTACGCCAACCAACGCATGGTGTTCGGCAAGCCACTGGCGGTGAACCAGGCCGTGCAGTGGCCGTTGGTGGAATTGCAGACCGAGGCGCAGATGGTCCGGCTGCTGGTGCGTTACGCGGCGACACAGCTGGACCAGAACCATCACATGGAGGTCTCCGACAAGGTCTCGATGGCCAACTACCGCGCCAACCGCCTGGTGTGTGAGGCCGCCGACCGGGCCATGCAGGTGCACGGCGGCATCGGCTACAGCCGGCACGAACCCTTCGAACACATCTACCGGCACCATCGGCGCTACCGCATCACCGAGGGCGCCGAGGAGATCCAGATGCGCCGAGTGGCCCAGCGACTCTTCGGGTTCGGCAAGGCCAAGCGGTGA
- a CDS encoding TetR/AcrR family transcriptional regulator, whose amino-acid sequence MTAAELGTKGRQTRSAIELAARKLFAERGFHGTTLADITSAAGKSPAVFYRYFSDKEDLLAALAESFLHDVVEPSGLNLHLPDSPDDTEFFTTVVTGYWNIFKQNIGIMIAVAQLAATQQRFADVQNKFRRFGIDIVIASVHHAQGQGHARGLHPEQVAAAIALLFENFTTVFVGHSGLGIEISDADAITTLSTIWKRTLYGA is encoded by the coding sequence ATGACCGCCGCCGAGTTGGGCACCAAGGGTCGCCAGACCCGGTCGGCCATCGAGCTGGCCGCCCGGAAATTGTTCGCCGAGCGCGGCTTTCACGGCACGACCCTGGCCGACATCACCTCGGCGGCCGGCAAGAGCCCGGCGGTGTTCTACCGGTATTTCTCCGACAAGGAGGATCTGCTGGCGGCACTGGCCGAATCGTTCCTGCACGACGTCGTCGAGCCGTCGGGCCTGAACCTGCACCTGCCCGACTCCCCCGACGACACCGAGTTCTTCACCACGGTGGTCACCGGCTACTGGAACATCTTCAAACAGAACATCGGCATCATGATCGCGGTGGCCCAACTGGCCGCCACCCAACAGCGATTCGCCGACGTGCAGAACAAGTTCCGCCGGTTCGGCATCGACATCGTCATCGCGTCAGTGCACCACGCCCAGGGCCAAGGTCATGCCCGGGGCCTGCATCCCGAGCAGGTGGCGGCCGCCATCGCCTTGTTGTTCGAGAACTTCACCACGGTGTTCGTCGGCCACTCCGGGTTGGGCATCGAGATCAGCGATGCCGACGCCATCACCACCCTGTCCACAATCTGGAAGAGAACCCTGTACGGCGCTTGA